In the Natronolimnobius baerhuensis genome, one interval contains:
- a CDS encoding ABC transporter ATP-binding protein encodes MRALVSEEPRSSERPREQEQNRRATDDAAGPSPDPDAPITLELEGVTRQYAETTAVDDVSLAVREGEFYTFVGPSGCGKTTTLRLIAGFETPTSGTIRFRGEDVTGVPPEDRDVGVVFQNYALFPHMTVAENVAYGLTFADAPGGVPDDVRVDELLELVDLEGMGEREPDQLSGGQQQRVAIARALAPGPDVLLLDEPMSALDAQLRERLRIQVREIQRELGITTIYVTHDQEEALAVSDRVAVMRDGKPEQVAPPRTIYRRPKTRFVAEFIGDNNVFSGTVTSVDDSSDGLVRVDVGLETFTIDVSNRSVEPGDAVSFCIRPEHLELEESGAGEVMRAPNSANSTTASVASAEFLGETTRVHLEWGTRALVARSRDPPTGEVTLVFDPGDVHVLARP; translated from the coding sequence GTGAGAGCTTTGGTATCTGAAGAGCCGCGCTCGAGTGAGCGGCCACGAGAGCAAGAGCAAAACCGGCGGGCGACCGACGACGCCGCGGGTCCGTCACCGGACCCCGACGCCCCAATCACACTGGAACTCGAGGGCGTCACCAGACAGTATGCCGAGACGACGGCCGTCGACGACGTCTCGCTTGCAGTCCGCGAGGGCGAGTTTTACACCTTCGTCGGCCCCTCGGGCTGTGGGAAGACAACGACACTCCGACTGATCGCCGGCTTCGAAACGCCGACCAGCGGCACGATTCGATTCCGCGGCGAGGATGTCACTGGCGTCCCACCGGAGGATCGCGACGTCGGCGTTGTCTTCCAGAACTACGCGTTGTTTCCGCATATGACCGTTGCCGAGAACGTCGCGTACGGCCTCACGTTCGCCGACGCACCCGGCGGCGTTCCCGACGACGTGCGCGTCGACGAACTGCTCGAGTTGGTCGACCTCGAGGGGATGGGCGAGCGCGAACCAGACCAGCTGTCGGGTGGCCAGCAACAGCGCGTCGCAATTGCGCGCGCGCTGGCACCCGGTCCCGATGTCCTGTTGCTCGATGAGCCGATGAGCGCACTCGACGCGCAACTGCGCGAGCGACTCCGGATTCAGGTGCGAGAGATTCAGCGAGAACTCGGAATCACGACGATCTACGTCACTCACGATCAGGAGGAAGCCCTGGCCGTCTCTGACCGCGTCGCCGTCATGCGCGACGGCAAACCCGAACAGGTTGCGCCACCGCGAACAATCTATCGCCGCCCCAAAACCCGCTTCGTCGCCGAATTCATCGGTGACAACAACGTCTTTTCCGGAACTGTCACGTCAGTCGACGACTCAAGCGACGGGCTCGTACGCGTCGATGTCGGACTCGAGACGTTCACAATCGATGTCTCGAATCGCTCCGTCGAACCCGGCGACGCGGTCTCGTTTTGCATCAGACCTGAGCACCTCGAACTCGAGGAATCGGGTGCCGGCGAGGTGATGCGAGCGCCTAATTCGGCGAATTCGACGACTGCAAGCGTCGCCAGCGCGGAGTTCCTCGGCGAGACGACTCGCGTCCACCTCGAGTGGGGTACTCGAGCCCTTGTCGCGCGGAGCCGTGACCCGCCAACGGGTGAGGTGACTCTTGTGTTCGACCCTGGTGATGTACACGTCCTTGCCAGGCCATAA
- the rqcH gene encoding ribosome rescue protein RqcH — protein MEQKRELTSVDLAALVEELGAFEGAKVDKAYLYGDDMVRLKMRDFDRGRMELVFEVGETKRAHTVAPERIPDAPGRPPQFAMMLRNRLSGADFVDVEQYEFDRILEFIFERDDGTTRIIVELFGQGNVAVTDGEYEVIDSLETVRLKSRTVVPGSRYEFPDTRTNPLTVSREAFDHEMNDSDTDVVRTLATQLNFGGLYAEEVCTRAGIEKAMDIEEADEGVYDRLYEAIERLALDIRNGNFEPRLYLEREEDGNNGDDDSDDGDDGDASEQVVDVTPFPLEEHEAEGLVADGYDSFLAALDDYFFRLELEEESAPDPTEQKPDFDEEVAKYERIIEQQQGAISGFEQEADDLREQAESLYAEYGLVDDILSTIQDAREQDRPWEDIEARFEEGAEQGIEAAEAVIDVDGSEGIVTVEVDGEYIDLVAHDGVEQNADRLYTEAKRVEEKKEGALAAIEDTREDLEDAKQRREQWDADDGDDEDEGDDEHADTDWLSMQSVPIRENEPWYDRFRWFHTSDDYLVIGGRNADQNEELVKKYLEPGDQVLHTQAHGGPVTVLKATDPSEASSSDIELPDSSIEEAAQFAVSYASVWKDGRYAGDVYAVDSDQVTKTPESGEYLEKGGFAIRGDRTYYDDTPVGVAVGIQCEPYTRVIGGPPSAIEGQAETMIELEPGRYAQADAAKRLYRQFREEFTDESFVRKIASPDRIQHFMPPGGSRVIDE, from the coding sequence ATGGAGCAAAAGCGGGAGCTTACGAGCGTCGACCTTGCCGCCCTCGTCGAAGAACTCGGCGCGTTCGAGGGTGCAAAGGTCGACAAGGCCTATCTTTACGGCGACGACATGGTCCGGCTGAAGATGCGGGACTTCGACCGCGGGCGGATGGAACTCGTCTTCGAGGTCGGTGAGACCAAGCGCGCCCACACAGTCGCGCCCGAACGCATCCCCGACGCGCCCGGCCGACCCCCCCAGTTCGCGATGATGCTGCGCAATCGCCTCTCGGGCGCGGACTTCGTCGATGTCGAACAGTACGAGTTTGACCGCATCCTCGAGTTCATCTTCGAGCGCGACGACGGGACGACCCGGATCATCGTCGAACTGTTCGGTCAGGGGAACGTCGCGGTCACCGACGGCGAGTACGAGGTCATCGACTCCCTCGAAACCGTTCGCCTCAAGTCCCGAACCGTCGTTCCGGGCTCGCGCTACGAGTTCCCTGACACGCGGACGAATCCGCTGACGGTCTCTCGAGAGGCCTTTGATCACGAGATGAACGACTCGGATACGGACGTGGTTCGGACGCTCGCCACACAACTCAATTTCGGTGGTCTCTACGCCGAGGAGGTCTGTACCCGCGCCGGAATTGAGAAGGCGATGGATATCGAGGAGGCCGACGAGGGCGTCTACGACCGACTTTACGAAGCCATCGAGCGACTCGCACTCGACATCCGCAACGGCAATTTCGAGCCGCGACTGTATCTCGAGCGCGAGGAGGATGGCAACAATGGTGACGACGACAGTGACGACGGCGACGACGGCGACGCTAGCGAACAGGTCGTCGATGTCACGCCGTTCCCGCTCGAGGAACACGAGGCCGAGGGACTCGTTGCGGACGGCTACGACTCTTTCCTGGCTGCACTCGATGACTACTTCTTCCGACTCGAACTCGAGGAGGAGTCTGCGCCGGATCCAACGGAACAGAAGCCGGATTTCGACGAGGAGGTTGCCAAGTACGAGCGGATCATCGAACAACAGCAGGGCGCGATCAGTGGGTTCGAACAGGAGGCTGATGATCTGCGCGAGCAGGCCGAGTCGCTGTACGCCGAGTATGGGCTGGTCGACGATATCCTCTCGACGATTCAGGACGCTCGTGAGCAGGACCGACCGTGGGAGGACATCGAAGCGCGCTTCGAGGAGGGAGCCGAGCAAGGTATCGAAGCGGCCGAGGCAGTCATCGACGTCGACGGCAGCGAGGGTATCGTCACCGTCGAGGTTGACGGCGAGTACATCGACCTGGTTGCTCACGACGGCGTCGAGCAGAACGCTGACCGGCTTTACACCGAAGCCAAACGCGTCGAGGAGAAAAAAGAAGGCGCACTCGCAGCCATCGAGGACACCCGCGAGGATCTCGAGGATGCAAAGCAACGCCGCGAGCAGTGGGACGCAGACGACGGCGATGACGAGGACGAGGGTGACGACGAGCACGCGGACACTGACTGGCTGTCGATGCAGTCCGTCCCGATTCGGGAGAACGAGCCGTGGTACGACCGCTTCCGCTGGTTCCACACCAGCGACGACTACCTCGTGATCGGCGGACGCAACGCCGACCAGAACGAGGAGTTAGTCAAGAAATACCTCGAGCCGGGAGATCAAGTCCTCCACACGCAGGCCCACGGCGGCCCCGTCACCGTGTTGAAGGCGACCGATCCGAGCGAGGCGTCCTCCTCGGACATCGAACTGCCCGACTCGAGCATCGAGGAGGCCGCCCAGTTTGCGGTTTCCTACGCGTCGGTCTGGAAGGATGGCCGCTACGCGGGCGACGTCTACGCCGTCGACTCGGATCAGGTGACGAAGACGCCCGAAAGCGGTGAGTACCTCGAGAAAGGCGGGTTCGCAATTCGGGGTGACCGAACCTACTACGACGACACACCAGTTGGCGTCGCCGTTGGCATCCAGTGTGAACCGTACACGCGCGTCATCGGCGGCCCGCCGTCGGCTATCGAGGGCCAAGCCGAGACGATGATCGAACTCGAGCCGGGTCGGTACGCGCAGGCTGATGCAGCAAAGCGACTCTACCGGCAGTTCCGCGAGGAGTTTACGGACGAGTCGTTCGTTCGGAAAATCGCGAGTCCGGACCGCATCCAGCACTTCATGCCGCCGGGCGGCAGCCGAGTGATCGACGAGTAA
- the tenA gene encoding thiaminase II — protein sequence MAFSDDLLADGASIWEAQKAHPFVEELAAGTLDEAAFQHWVKQDYRYLLDYARLFALAGVKARDEETMTRLLGVAHDVLDHEMDLHREFAADYGISRAELEAVEKAPTCVAYTNFLVRTAYEGSLAEIAAALYPCMQGYLDVGEHMAELADGEHQYTPFIEMYTGEEFRDATAWCREFVDRCGERYPGEHEAMREAFLTSANLEHRFWEMAYTLEGWGSTESDSVSAR from the coding sequence ATGGCGTTCAGTGACGACCTACTCGCAGACGGCGCATCGATCTGGGAGGCACAGAAGGCACATCCGTTCGTCGAAGAACTCGCCGCTGGGACGCTCGACGAGGCGGCGTTCCAACACTGGGTGAAACAGGATTATCGGTACCTGCTCGATTACGCGCGGCTGTTCGCGCTCGCCGGCGTCAAGGCCCGCGACGAGGAGACGATGACGCGACTGCTCGGCGTCGCCCACGACGTGCTCGACCACGAGATGGACCTCCACCGCGAGTTCGCGGCTGATTACGGCATCTCGAGGGCGGAACTCGAGGCCGTCGAGAAAGCACCGACCTGTGTCGCCTACACGAATTTCCTCGTTCGGACGGCCTACGAGGGATCACTCGCGGAGATTGCGGCGGCGCTCTATCCCTGTATGCAGGGCTATCTCGACGTGGGCGAGCACATGGCCGAGTTGGCTGACGGCGAACATCAGTACACGCCCTTTATCGAGATGTACACCGGCGAAGAGTTCCGCGATGCGACGGCGTGGTGTCGCGAGTTCGTCGACCGCTGTGGCGAGCGCTATCCCGGCGAACACGAGGCCATGCGCGAGGCGTTTTTGACGAGCGCAAACCTCGAGCATCGGTTCTGGGAGATGGCCTACACGCTCGAGGGGTGGGGGTCGACAGAGAGTGACTCTGTGAGTGCCAGATAA
- a CDS encoding ZIP family metal transporter, which translates to MSSLTLVVLVTLAAGCATGLGALPTLVTDRVSHRVYDGALGFAAGVMVGAAMFALVVPGLELGTPLEVVVGIGLGAGFLLVTNALLPHLHLRFRGGQLEGTAALETEADDGAAPATADDRRRALLVGSAVTIHNVPEGLAVGIAFASGETGLGIAIATAIAVQNVPDGFAMAVPAVRAGLSKPKTILYTTLSGGIPEPLAAAVGFTLVGFVTGLFPLAAGFAAGAMIAVVFRELVPSSHGHGYADTATATFIAGFALMLVVDTVLAV; encoded by the coding sequence GTGTCGAGTCTCACACTCGTCGTCCTCGTGACGCTGGCTGCCGGCTGTGCGACCGGCCTCGGTGCACTCCCGACGCTCGTCACGGATCGCGTCAGTCACCGAGTCTACGACGGCGCACTCGGCTTCGCCGCCGGCGTCATGGTCGGGGCCGCGATGTTCGCGCTCGTCGTCCCCGGCCTCGAGTTGGGGACGCCGCTCGAGGTCGTCGTCGGAATCGGGCTTGGTGCGGGCTTTCTCCTCGTGACGAACGCGCTCCTCCCGCATCTCCACCTCCGATTTCGCGGCGGACAACTCGAGGGAACGGCAGCGCTCGAGACCGAGGCCGACGATGGGGCAGCGCCGGCGACCGCTGACGACCGCCGCCGGGCACTCCTGGTCGGCAGCGCGGTGACGATTCACAACGTCCCCGAGGGCCTCGCCGTTGGGATCGCATTCGCCAGCGGCGAGACCGGACTCGGGATTGCAATCGCCACCGCCATCGCCGTCCAGAACGTGCCCGATGGGTTCGCAATGGCAGTCCCCGCCGTCCGTGCTGGTCTCTCGAAGCCGAAAACGATCCTCTATACGACGCTCTCCGGTGGGATTCCGGAGCCACTCGCTGCCGCAGTCGGGTTCACCCTCGTCGGCTTCGTTACCGGACTCTTCCCGCTCGCGGCCGGCTTCGCCGCAGGCGCGATGATCGCCGTCGTCTTCCGCGAACTTGTCCCCTCGAGCCACGGCCACGGCTACGCCGACACGGCGACGGCAACCTTTATCGCCGGCTTCGCGCTGATGCTCGTCGTGGATACGGTACTGGCGGTCTGA
- a CDS encoding HpcH/HpaI aldolase family protein: MTFVSKLRNRESLVGTWVALSDPAIAELSASLAFDAVVIDGEHSTNSLETITEMVRAVDAGSADREVGSIVRLSENDATEIKRVLDSGVSGVMAPMIDSADDARELVEATRYPPDGVRGVGYGRGTGYGEAFPEYLEHANDEIATIAQIETEAGFENVEEIAAVDGLDGLFVGPADLSAALDMFGETESDGFLAAVDRVLEAGHAVDKPVATLAFEEAEIERWVDCGFDFVLAGVDIDYIQAGATQAITMFEDALDGHGGV; the protein is encoded by the coding sequence ATGACGTTCGTCTCAAAACTCCGTAACCGGGAGTCACTCGTTGGAACCTGGGTCGCGCTGAGCGATCCCGCAATCGCTGAACTCAGCGCCAGCCTCGCGTTCGACGCGGTCGTGATCGATGGCGAACACTCGACGAACTCCCTCGAGACGATCACCGAAATGGTTCGGGCGGTCGACGCTGGGAGCGCCGACCGCGAAGTCGGCTCTATCGTTCGCCTCTCAGAGAACGACGCGACGGAGATCAAGCGCGTGCTCGACTCGGGCGTCAGCGGCGTCATGGCCCCGATGATCGACTCAGCCGACGACGCCCGCGAACTGGTCGAGGCCACGCGCTACCCGCCCGACGGCGTTCGGGGCGTCGGCTACGGTCGCGGCACCGGCTACGGCGAGGCCTTCCCCGAGTACCTCGAGCACGCGAACGACGAGATCGCGACCATCGCCCAGATCGAAACCGAAGCCGGTTTCGAGAACGTCGAGGAAATTGCCGCCGTCGACGGCCTCGACGGGCTCTTCGTCGGTCCTGCCGACCTCTCTGCCGCGCTCGACATGTTCGGCGAGACGGAGAGCGATGGTTTTCTGGCAGCTGTTGATCGGGTGCTCGAGGCCGGCCACGCAGTCGACAAACCCGTCGCAACGCTGGCGTTCGAGGAGGCAGAAATCGAACGCTGGGTCGACTGCGGGTTTGACTTCGTCTTGGCCGGCGTCGACATCGACTACATCCAGGCGGGCGCGACACAGGCGATTACGATGTTCGAGGACGCACTCGATGGACACGGCGGTGTGTGA
- a CDS encoding ATP-binding protein, giving the protein MSNSSLGNHRNFRTLFDHLEGVALWTVTTPGEFDYISAGFEEIWGIPPAEVEEDVSKLLESIHPDDRERVRANIESSNREPSNTTYEGRVIRPDGSIRWVLTHQIVLQNRDGEITEVVGICTDITEQKHREQELEILNRVVRHDVRNDMAIMLGWAEMLEEHVDDDGEPSLQHILESGKHIVEVTEIARDYVETLSTNDELTVESVSLCSVLESELALRKESFPEATFDVDDSLPDIEVAANGMLTSVFRNLLNNAVQHNDKDNPVVELSCEVRTDTAVVRIADNGPGIPDEQKDVIFGKGEKSLGSPGSGIGLYLVQTLVSQYGGKVWAEDNDPTGTIFVVELARAT; this is encoded by the coding sequence ATGAGTAATTCTTCGCTCGGCAATCACCGTAACTTCCGCACCCTGTTTGATCACCTCGAGGGGGTTGCGCTCTGGACGGTGACGACACCCGGCGAGTTCGACTACATCAGCGCCGGCTTCGAGGAAATTTGGGGGATTCCGCCAGCGGAGGTCGAAGAAGACGTGAGTAAATTGCTTGAATCCATCCACCCCGATGACCGAGAGCGTGTGCGCGCAAATATCGAATCATCCAACCGCGAGCCCTCTAATACGACATACGAGGGCCGCGTTATTCGACCGGACGGCTCGATCCGGTGGGTGCTAACGCATCAGATTGTCCTGCAAAATCGTGACGGAGAGATCACCGAAGTCGTCGGCATCTGTACGGACATCACGGAGCAAAAGCATCGGGAACAGGAACTCGAGATCTTGAATCGGGTCGTCCGCCACGACGTTCGAAACGATATGGCTATTATGCTTGGCTGGGCCGAAATGCTCGAGGAACACGTCGACGACGACGGAGAGCCGTCCCTCCAGCACATCCTCGAGAGCGGCAAACACATCGTTGAGGTGACTGAAATCGCTCGTGACTATGTCGAGACGCTGTCGACCAACGACGAACTTACGGTCGAATCGGTTTCACTGTGTTCAGTCCTCGAGTCGGAACTGGCGCTTCGCAAAGAGTCTTTCCCGGAGGCGACGTTCGATGTCGACGATTCTCTTCCCGACATCGAGGTTGCTGCCAATGGGATGCTTACCTCGGTGTTTCGAAATCTGTTGAACAATGCCGTCCAACATAACGACAAAGACAACCCTGTCGTTGAACTCTCTTGTGAGGTGCGTACCGATACCGCCGTCGTTCGGATCGCTGACAACGGGCCCGGAATCCCGGACGAGCAGAAGGACGTGATCTTCGGAAAAGGTGAGAAAAGTCTCGGGAGTCCCGGCTCAGGAATCGGCCTCTATCTCGTTCAGACGCTGGTTTCTCAGTACGGTGGCAAGGTCTGGGCCGAAGACAACGACCCGACGGGAACGATATTCGTCGTCGAGCTCGCTCGAGCGACGTAA
- a CDS encoding tRNA uridine(34) 5-carboxymethylaminomethyl modification radical SAM/GNAT enzyme Elp3 translates to MSTETPDSDDPTETEAFRQVCETLVERILAGEIERDDVEKAKLEACSEHSAPKVPKNSELLDHAAQEHREVLEEVLQRKPVRTASGVSPVAIMTSPERCPHGKCLYCPGGPDSEFSSSQSYTGEEPAAARGVQNDYDPYGQVTLRLEQLREIGHPVDKVELILMGGTMTARSHDYQEWFVKRALEAMNDFDVDKEPEPAEGVSFAQDREEYEWQYLEDVITENETNDIRNIGTTFETKPDWCDPEQIDRMLDLGGTKVEVGVQTTFERINREMHRGHGAQASIEANQRLRDSAFKVGFHMMPGQPGMSKEMCLEDFRRIFEQEEWKPDYLKIYPTLIVRGTATYDWWHKGEYDPLGNEEAAELVAEIKDMIPRYTRLQRVQRDIPADYIDAGVWKSNLRQLARKRMEDHDWTCDCIRCREAGMNDEEPENIELDVMTYDACGGTEHFISVEDFEKDLLIGFCRLRFPNDPVRRELENAALIRELHVYGGEVTMGEEGESGQHQHQGYGRRLMETAESLAADAGYDKVSVISGIGAREYYRNKLGYHQDGPYVSKQL, encoded by the coding sequence GTGAGTACCGAGACGCCCGATTCCGACGATCCCACCGAGACGGAAGCCTTCCGGCAGGTCTGTGAGACGCTCGTCGAGCGGATCCTCGCGGGCGAGATCGAACGCGACGACGTCGAGAAGGCCAAACTCGAGGCCTGTTCAGAGCACTCGGCACCCAAAGTGCCCAAGAACTCCGAACTCCTCGATCACGCGGCCCAGGAACACCGCGAGGTCTTAGAGGAGGTTCTCCAGCGCAAGCCCGTCCGGACCGCCTCCGGCGTGTCGCCGGTCGCGATCATGACCTCGCCCGAACGCTGTCCCCACGGAAAGTGTCTCTACTGCCCTGGCGGGCCCGACTCGGAGTTTTCGTCCTCCCAGAGCTACACGGGCGAAGAGCCTGCGGCCGCCCGCGGCGTCCAGAACGACTACGACCCCTACGGGCAGGTCACGCTGCGACTCGAGCAGTTGCGAGAGATCGGCCATCCAGTCGACAAGGTCGAACTCATCCTGATGGGCGGGACGATGACTGCCCGCAGCCACGACTATCAGGAGTGGTTCGTCAAGCGCGCACTCGAGGCGATGAACGACTTCGACGTGGACAAAGAGCCCGAACCGGCCGAAGGCGTCAGCTTCGCACAGGATCGCGAGGAGTACGAGTGGCAGTACCTCGAGGACGTCATCACTGAGAACGAGACGAACGACATTCGAAATATTGGGACGACGTTCGAGACGAAACCCGACTGGTGCGATCCCGAACAGATCGACCGCATGCTCGATCTCGGCGGGACGAAAGTCGAAGTGGGCGTCCAGACCACCTTCGAGCGCATAAACAGAGAAATGCACCGCGGTCACGGCGCACAGGCTTCAATCGAGGCCAACCAGCGCCTACGCGACTCGGCCTTTAAGGTCGGGTTCCACATGATGCCCGGCCAACCGGGGATGAGCAAGGAGATGTGTCTCGAGGACTTCCGGCGCATCTTCGAACAGGAAGAGTGGAAGCCCGATTACCTCAAGATTTACCCGACGCTGATCGTCCGCGGCACGGCAACGTACGACTGGTGGCACAAGGGCGAGTACGACCCACTTGGCAACGAGGAGGCCGCTGAACTGGTCGCCGAGATCAAGGATATGATTCCGCGCTATACGCGACTGCAGCGCGTCCAGCGTGACATTCCGGCGGACTACATCGACGCCGGCGTCTGGAAGTCGAATCTCCGACAGCTGGCCCGAAAGCGCATGGAAGACCACGACTGGACCTGTGACTGTATCCGCTGTCGCGAGGCCGGGATGAACGACGAGGAACCCGAAAACATCGAACTCGACGTCATGACCTACGACGCCTGCGGCGGGACGGAACACTTCATCTCCGTCGAGGACTTCGAGAAAGACCTCCTGATCGGTTTCTGCCGGCTTCGGTTCCCGAACGACCCGGTTCGGCGGGAACTCGAGAACGCGGCGCTGATCCGCGAACTCCACGTCTACGGCGGTGAGGTGACGATGGGTGAGGAAGGCGAATCGGGCCAGCATCAACACCAGGGGTACGGCCGTCGCCTGATGGAAACAGCCGAATCACTCGCTGCCGACGCCGGCTACGATAAGGTCAGCGTAATTTCGGGGATCGGCGCGCGGGAGTACTACCGTAACAAACTGGGCTACCACCAGGACGGACCGTACGTGAGCAAGCAACTCTAA
- a CDS encoding SHOCT domain-containing protein: MSDDPASRFRENATEIASMVVTGLWIALLIGGSNLWLPILLFGYIVVIPVVALLYGDEADRAEWWDEESWDDWWGTGESEDASERETASAETQPSTAGESTPGDALETLRERYAAGEITDDQFERKLERLLETESLEDVEQWHTQNGTQSEQASERNEQRDRSLEYDT, encoded by the coding sequence ATGAGTGACGATCCGGCGAGTCGGTTTCGCGAAAACGCCACGGAGATCGCGTCGATGGTCGTCACAGGGCTCTGGATTGCACTCCTAATAGGCGGGAGCAACCTTTGGTTGCCGATACTGCTGTTCGGATATATCGTTGTCATCCCGGTCGTGGCCCTCCTGTACGGTGACGAGGCGGATCGAGCGGAGTGGTGGGACGAGGAATCCTGGGACGACTGGTGGGGAACCGGCGAGAGCGAGGACGCAAGCGAGCGCGAAACCGCGTCGGCCGAGACACAACCAAGCACCGCAGGCGAGTCGACGCCCGGCGACGCCCTCGAGACGCTTCGCGAACGCTACGCCGCGGGCGAGATCACCGACGACCAGTTCGAACGCAAACTCGAGCGCTTACTCGAGACGGAATCGCTCGAGGATGTCGAGCAGTGGCACACCCAGAACGGTACGCAGAGTGAGCAGGCCAGCGAACGCAACGAACAACGAGACCGCTCGCTCGAGTACGACACTTGA